A genomic segment from Chitinophagaceae bacterium encodes:
- a CDS encoding RNA methyltransferase: MLSKSTAKYIQSLQHKKFRDETGCFVAEGPKLVAEFLNENNFTCTSVFALQNWVDENAGKPGFKSAGSITIIEAFELEKISAMPAPNQVLAVFEKVSSNENPDLTQKISLALDEIQDPGNLGTIIRTADWFGIRNIICSQHSADMYNPKVVQSTMASLGRVNIIYTSLVDFLKKSPVKKYATVLNGQPLQQIKPIQEGIIIVGNESKGISNEILSLCDKQITIERTGSAESLNAAVSAAIILYRLLHK, from the coding sequence ATGTTAAGCAAAAGCACTGCCAAATATATTCAAAGTTTACAGCACAAAAAATTTAGAGATGAAACGGGCTGCTTTGTGGCGGAAGGCCCAAAACTGGTTGCAGAATTTTTAAATGAAAATAATTTTACATGTACATCGGTTTTTGCCCTGCAAAACTGGGTTGATGAAAATGCCGGAAAACCGGGTTTTAAAAGCGCCGGGAGCATAACCATTATTGAAGCATTTGAGCTGGAAAAAATTTCGGCAATGCCTGCACCCAACCAGGTTTTAGCCGTTTTTGAAAAAGTTTCCAGCAATGAAAACCCTGATCTTACGCAAAAAATTTCTTTGGCTTTAGATGAAATACAGGATCCGGGAAACCTGGGAACGATTATCCGCACTGCCGATTGGTTTGGCATTAGAAATATCATTTGTTCACAACATTCAGCAGATATGTACAACCCCAAAGTTGTACAAAGTACCATGGCAAGCCTTGGAAGGGTGAATATTATTTATACCAGTTTAGTTGATTTTTTAAAAAAATCTCCTGTTAAAAAATATGCCACGGTATTAAATGGTCAGCCCTTGCAACAAATAAAACCAATACAGGAAGGCATAATTATCGTGGGTAATGAATCTAAAGGCATAAGCAATGAAATTTTAAGCTTATGTGATAAACAAATCACCATAGAGCGCACAGGTAGTGCAGAATCGCTTAACGCAGCGGTATCAGCAGCAATTATTTTGTACCGGCTGCTCCATAAGTAA